One region of Bacillus pumilus genomic DNA includes:
- the ytaF gene encoding sporulation membrane protein YtaF, with protein sequence MISISLLFLAIAVSIDSFSVGFTYGLRKMRIPFKAIVIIACCSGIVLLISMLIGSLLTTFLPVSVTDKLGGGILIAIGLWVLYQFYKPAKERDLLLHEKTLLNVEVQSLGLVIHILRKPTSADIDRSGTINGIEAVLLGIALSIDAFGAGIGAAILGFSPIVMSITVAVMSSLFVCIGLRAGHYLANWRWIDKLACLPGLLLILIGVWKL encoded by the coding sequence ATGATTTCGATTTCGCTCCTGTTTTTAGCTATTGCAGTCAGCATCGACAGCTTTTCTGTAGGCTTTACGTATGGTCTTCGCAAAATGAGGATCCCATTTAAAGCCATCGTCATTATTGCATGCTGCTCAGGGATTGTGCTGCTCATTTCTATGCTGATTGGCAGCTTGCTGACGACATTTCTCCCTGTCTCAGTGACCGATAAACTGGGGGGAGGCATCTTAATTGCCATTGGTCTTTGGGTCCTGTATCAATTTTACAAACCAGCGAAAGAGCGTGATTTGCTTCTTCATGAAAAGACATTGCTTAATGTGGAAGTCCAATCGCTTGGGCTTGTCATTCACATTTTAAGAAAGCCAACAAGTGCAGATATTGACCGATCTGGGACGATTAATGGAATAGAAGCGGTACTTCTTGGAATTGCTTTATCCATTGATGCATTTGGCGCAGGGATTGGCGCAGCGATACTAGGCTTTTCTCCAATTGTCATGAGTATCACGGTCGCAGTGATGAGCTCACTTTTTGTATGTATCGGTCTGCGTGCCGGTCATTACTTGGCAAATTGGCGCTGGATCGATAAACTCGCATGCTTACCAGGGCTTCTGCTCATATTAATTGGGGTTTGGAAGCTGTAA
- the mutM gene encoding DNA-formamidopyrimidine glycosylase, which translates to MPELPEVETVRRTLKRLVEGKTIETVDIKWPNIIKRPGEPEEFARRLVGETIQTIERRGKFLLFHLDHYVMVSHLRMEGKYRVHEAHEPYDKHVHVVFTFTDGTELRYHDVRKFGTMHLFQPGEEERELPLSQLGYEPFDEQFTPEYLWEQLKKTTRVVKTALLDQKIVVGLGNIYVDEVLFKSGIHPETKANQLSLESCKVLHKQIIDTLQVAVDAGGSTIRSYINSQGDIGTFQLQLLVYDRRGEPCQTCGSIIEKTVVGGRGTHFCVTCQKRPQ; encoded by the coding sequence ATGCCGGAATTACCAGAAGTTGAAACCGTCCGGCGCACTCTCAAGCGGTTAGTCGAAGGAAAGACGATTGAAACGGTCGATATCAAATGGCCAAACATCATCAAACGTCCTGGGGAGCCGGAAGAGTTCGCAAGAAGATTGGTTGGAGAAACCATACAAACCATTGAAAGAAGAGGAAAGTTCCTCCTCTTTCATTTAGACCATTATGTGATGGTCTCCCATTTAAGGATGGAAGGGAAATATCGTGTACATGAAGCGCATGAGCCTTATGATAAACACGTACACGTCGTCTTTACGTTTACAGATGGGACGGAGCTTCGGTACCATGATGTGCGTAAATTTGGCACTATGCATTTATTTCAGCCGGGTGAAGAGGAAAGGGAACTCCCGCTATCACAGCTGGGATATGAACCATTCGATGAACAGTTTACTCCTGAGTATTTATGGGAGCAATTGAAAAAAACAACTCGCGTGGTCAAAACAGCACTGCTTGATCAAAAGATTGTCGTAGGACTTGGTAACATTTACGTAGATGAGGTCCTGTTTAAATCAGGGATTCATCCAGAAACGAAAGCGAATCAGCTCAGCCTGGAATCTTGCAAAGTGCTTCACAAACAGATCATCGATACGCTTCAGGTGGCGGTAGATGCGGGAGGAAGTACAATTCGTTCTTATATCAACTCACAAGGAGATATTGGCACATTTCAATTGCAGCTTCTTGTATATGACCGGCGGGGAGAGCCTTGCCAAACATGCGGAAGCATCATTGAGAAAACAGTAGTCGGAGGGCGCGGTACACACTTTTGTGTGACCTGCCAAAAACGTCCTCAATAA
- the polA gene encoding DNA polymerase I has product MTDKKKLVLVDGNSLAYRAFFALPLLSNDKGVHTNAIYGFAMILMKMLEDEKPTHMLVAFDAGKTTFRHETFKEYKGGRQKTPPELSEQMPFIRELLDAYQVKRYELPQYEADDIIGTLAVEAEKNGFEVKIFSGDKDLTQLSTDHTTVAITKKGITEVEYYTPAHIEEKYGLRPDQIIDMKGLMGDSSDNIPGVPGVGEKTAIKLLKQFETVENLLEHIDEVNGKKLKEKLEEYKEQAVMSKELATILVEAPIDVSSKDLAYEGPHMDQVISLYKELGFQTLLERLGEAPETDEQVEVDALEVKKMTAAGGDMLTDHAALVVEQLGDNYHEADLIGFAIHNENGAFFMTKEDALQSDAFKEWVQDETKKKWVFDSKRAVVALRWHDVDLKGVDNDVLLASYVVNPQKSYEDVASVAKEYGLNIALSDEKVYGKGAKQAIPPEDELKGHLGRKAAAISALHDLTLEALEKNDQHELYEDLELPLALILGEMESLGVKVDLKRLEKMGEELTKKLKEYEETIHRLAGETFNINSPKQLGVILFEKLGLPIIKKTKTGYSTSADVLEKLEDKHEIIRSILHYRQIGKLQSTYVEGLMKVTRKDTHKVHTRFNQALTQTGRLSSTDPNLQNIPIRLEEGRKIRQAFVPSKEGWLMFAADYSQIELRVLAHISQDENLIEAFTRDMDIHTKTAMDVFHVSEEEVTSAMRRQAKAVNFGIVYGISDYGLSQNLGITRKEAAAFIERYLTSFKGVKTYMEEIVQEAKQKGYVTTLLKRRRYIPDITSRNFNIKSFAERTAMNTPIQGSAADIIKKAMIDMARRLKEENLQTNLLLQVHDELIFEAPKEEIAILEKIVPEVMENALQLDVPLKVDFASGPSWYDAK; this is encoded by the coding sequence ATGACAGACAAAAAGAAATTAGTGTTAGTGGATGGAAACAGCCTCGCATATCGAGCCTTCTTTGCTTTGCCGCTATTATCAAATGATAAAGGCGTACATACAAATGCTATTTATGGCTTTGCGATGATTTTAATGAAAATGCTGGAGGACGAGAAGCCAACCCATATGCTCGTCGCATTTGATGCGGGAAAAACAACCTTCCGCCACGAGACATTTAAAGAATATAAAGGCGGAAGACAAAAAACCCCGCCAGAGCTATCAGAACAAATGCCATTCATCCGTGAACTATTAGATGCCTATCAGGTGAAAAGGTACGAGCTTCCTCAATATGAGGCAGATGATATTATCGGTACGTTGGCTGTCGAGGCAGAAAAAAACGGCTTTGAAGTCAAAATCTTCTCAGGAGATAAAGACTTAACCCAGCTCTCAACAGATCATACGACAGTGGCTATTACGAAAAAAGGCATCACAGAAGTAGAATACTACACACCTGCTCATATTGAAGAGAAATATGGCCTGCGACCAGATCAAATCATTGATATGAAAGGGTTGATGGGAGATTCCTCAGATAATATCCCAGGCGTCCCAGGTGTAGGTGAAAAAACAGCCATTAAATTGTTAAAGCAGTTTGAAACAGTTGAGAACCTGCTTGAACATATTGATGAAGTGAACGGGAAAAAGCTCAAAGAAAAGCTTGAAGAATATAAAGAACAAGCAGTCATGAGTAAAGAGCTGGCGACCATTCTCGTAGAAGCACCTATTGATGTGTCGAGCAAAGATCTTGCCTACGAAGGTCCACACATGGATCAAGTGATCTCTCTTTATAAAGAACTAGGCTTTCAAACCCTGCTAGAGCGTCTAGGAGAAGCACCAGAAACAGATGAACAGGTTGAAGTAGACGCATTAGAAGTGAAAAAAATGACAGCTGCAGGAGGCGACATGCTGACAGATCATGCAGCCCTTGTGGTAGAACAGCTTGGAGATAATTATCACGAAGCGGATTTGATCGGTTTTGCGATCCATAATGAAAATGGTGCGTTCTTTATGACGAAAGAAGATGCGCTTCAATCAGATGCATTTAAAGAATGGGTACAGGATGAAACGAAGAAAAAATGGGTCTTTGATTCAAAAAGAGCAGTTGTCGCTCTCAGATGGCATGATGTCGACCTAAAAGGTGTCGACAATGATGTTCTGCTCGCTTCCTACGTCGTCAACCCGCAGAAATCATACGAAGACGTCGCAAGTGTAGCGAAGGAATATGGTCTGAATATCGCTCTTTCTGATGAAAAAGTATACGGAAAAGGAGCAAAACAGGCGATTCCACCTGAAGATGAACTGAAGGGACATCTCGGACGAAAAGCAGCGGCGATCTCAGCCTTGCATGATTTAACATTAGAAGCATTAGAAAAAAATGATCAGCATGAACTATATGAAGATTTAGAGCTGCCGCTAGCACTCATCTTAGGCGAAATGGAATCTCTTGGAGTAAAGGTAGATCTAAAGCGCCTAGAGAAAATGGGTGAAGAATTAACGAAAAAGCTCAAAGAATATGAAGAAACCATTCACCGCTTAGCAGGAGAAACGTTTAACATCAATTCTCCTAAACAGCTTGGTGTCATCCTTTTTGAAAAATTAGGTCTCCCGATTATCAAGAAGACAAAAACAGGCTATTCAACGTCTGCAGATGTGCTCGAAAAGCTTGAAGATAAGCATGAAATCATTCGGTCCATTCTGCACTATAGACAAATTGGAAAGCTGCAATCGACCTATGTAGAAGGGTTAATGAAAGTAACGCGCAAGGATACCCATAAAGTGCATACAAGATTTAATCAAGCACTCACCCAAACAGGAAGATTAAGCTCAACAGATCCAAACCTTCAAAACATCCCGATTCGTTTAGAAGAAGGACGGAAGATTCGTCAAGCATTCGTTCCTTCAAAAGAAGGCTGGCTCATGTTTGCAGCTGACTATTCACAAATCGAGCTGCGTGTACTCGCTCATATTTCACAAGATGAGAATTTGATCGAAGCATTTACGAGGGACATGGACATTCACACGAAAACAGCGATGGATGTGTTCCATGTCTCAGAAGAAGAAGTGACTTCCGCTATGAGAAGACAAGCCAAGGCGGTAAATTTCGGTATTGTATACGGAATCAGCGACTATGGACTTTCTCAAAACCTTGGGATCACAAGAAAAGAAGCCGCCGCATTTATCGAGCGCTATTTAACAAGCTTTAAAGGCGTGAAAACCTATATGGAAGAAATCGTTCAGGAAGCGAAACAAAAAGGCTACGTCACGACGCTTCTTAAACGCAGACGGTATATCCCAGATATCACAAGCCGAAATTTTAATATCAAAAGCTTTGCAGAACGAACAGCCATGAACACACCGATCCAAGGCAGCGCAGCCGATATTATTAAAAAAGCGATGATTGATATGGCGCGAAGGCTCAAAGAAGAAAACCTGCAGACAAATCTTTTATTACAGGTGCACGATGAATTGATCTTTGAAGCGCCGAAAGAAGAAATCGCCATTCTTGAAAAGATTGTTCCTGAAGTCATGGAAAATGCACTTCAGCTTGATGTGCCGCTAAAAGTTGATTTTGCTTCAGGTCCATCTTGGTACGATGCGAAATAA
- the pnpS gene encoding two-component system histidine kinase PnpS gives MSKIRTRLFSGLIFLLFIVFVALGLFLDHMFHVFYETKLTERMEKESSFLLSSMNGDDLKAKQNKEILNQAKQHFDMNASIVDLKGKIIHTTGQAEQKAVIQNTLNNERLQTKGVVIDDEKDALFHYAVPVLKQNEPAGYLFLHASYEPLNEIDGQLWLALAFCLGSAIIIIVFFGYRMSMKYVKPIDYATKVAKQLERGNYDTNNYEELMIETSELNTSMKRLAESLQEMTSAGEMQRDRLQTVIENIGAGIILIDKMGYIHLVNRTFRKQFKVQKHIYMHKLYHEAFTHEEIIELIDEIFMTETKVRKFLRLAVDIERRYFQVDGVPILSTDDEWKGIVLVFHDVTETKQLEQMRKDFVANVSHELKTPITSIKGFSETLLDGAIDDKEALTEFLSIILKESVRLETLIQDLLDLSKIEQQQFKLNIQEANATEIIQEIQVLLKQKATEKGIQLHVRVPKEPVYVMADPLRLKQIFLNLVNNALTYTPEGGSVTISARPRKGAYEFDVADTGIGMKKSEIPRIFERFYRIDKDRSRNSGGTGLGLAIVKHLVEAHEGTISVRSKQGKGTTFTVSLKST, from the coding sequence ATGAGTAAAATTAGAACCCGTCTGTTTTCGGGACTCATTTTTCTCCTTTTTATTGTGTTTGTGGCACTTGGTCTTTTCCTGGATCACATGTTCCATGTTTTCTATGAAACAAAATTAACGGAACGAATGGAAAAGGAATCGAGCTTTCTCCTGTCTTCTATGAATGGTGATGATTTAAAGGCGAAGCAAAACAAAGAGATCCTCAATCAGGCAAAGCAGCATTTTGACATGAATGCGTCGATTGTGGATTTAAAGGGGAAGATCATACATACAACGGGTCAAGCAGAACAAAAGGCTGTCATTCAAAACACACTAAACAATGAACGTCTCCAAACAAAAGGGGTCGTTATTGACGATGAGAAGGATGCGCTGTTCCATTATGCTGTCCCGGTCTTAAAACAAAACGAACCGGCGGGTTATTTATTTCTCCATGCGTCATACGAGCCTTTAAATGAAATTGACGGCCAGCTTTGGCTTGCCTTAGCCTTTTGTCTTGGCTCGGCGATTATCATTATCGTTTTCTTTGGGTACCGCATGTCGATGAAATATGTGAAACCAATTGATTATGCGACAAAGGTAGCTAAACAGCTAGAACGCGGGAACTATGATACGAATAATTATGAAGAGCTGATGATTGAAACAAGTGAACTGAATACTTCCATGAAGCGTTTGGCAGAAAGTCTTCAAGAAATGACAAGTGCTGGTGAAATGCAGAGAGACCGGCTGCAAACGGTCATTGAAAATATTGGAGCGGGGATTATATTGATTGATAAGATGGGGTATATTCACCTCGTCAATCGAACCTTCCGCAAGCAGTTTAAGGTGCAAAAGCACATTTACATGCACAAGCTTTATCATGAAGCGTTTACCCATGAAGAGATTATCGAATTAATTGACGAAATTTTCATGACAGAAACGAAGGTGCGGAAGTTTTTACGTCTAGCCGTTGACATTGAACGCCGCTACTTCCAAGTGGATGGTGTACCCATTTTAAGTACAGACGATGAATGGAAAGGAATTGTCCTCGTGTTTCATGACGTGACAGAAACGAAGCAGCTGGAGCAGATGCGAAAAGACTTTGTCGCCAATGTGTCTCATGAGTTAAAAACACCGATTACGTCGATTAAAGGATTTTCTGAAACCCTTCTTGATGGCGCGATTGATGACAAAGAAGCACTGACAGAATTCCTTTCTATCATTTTAAAAGAGAGTGTCCGTCTAGAAACATTGATTCAAGACTTACTTGATCTTTCTAAAATTGAGCAGCAGCAATTCAAGCTGAATATTCAAGAAGCCAATGCGACAGAAATCATCCAAGAGATTCAAGTGCTGTTAAAACAAAAGGCTACAGAAAAAGGCATTCAATTACACGTGCGTGTCCCGAAAGAACCGGTCTATGTCATGGCAGACCCGCTAAGGTTAAAGCAAATCTTCCTCAATCTCGTTAATAATGCCCTGACCTATACACCAGAGGGAGGAAGTGTCACCATCTCAGCAAGACCGAGAAAAGGTGCCTATGAATTTGATGTAGCAGATACAGGGATCGGTATGAAGAAAAGTGAGATTCCAAGAATATTTGAGAGATTTTATCGAATTGATAAAGATAGAAGCAGGAATTCAGGCGGTACAGGTCTTGGCCTTGCCATTGTCAAACACCTTGTGGAAGCGCATGAAGGAACAATTTCTGTCCGCAGCAAACAAGGTAAAGGAACGACTTTTACAGTGAGCCTGAAATCGACATAG
- a CDS encoding response regulator transcription factor translates to MNKKILVVDDEESIVTLLSYNLERAGYDVVTARDGEEALEKAASEQPDLIVLDLMLPKMDGIEVCKQLRIQKMMFPILMLTAKDDEFDKVLGLELGADDYMTKPFSPREVGARVKAILRRAQQSQPTPTQEEKDEIIADQIKIGELRILPEHYEVYFQEERLELTPKEFELLLYLAKHKGRVLTRDLLLSAVWNYDFAGDTRIVDVHISHLRDKIEKNTKKPTYIKTIRGLGYKLEEPKSNE, encoded by the coding sequence ATGAATAAAAAAATATTAGTTGTGGATGATGAAGAATCGATTGTAACACTTCTAAGCTATAACCTTGAAAGAGCGGGCTATGATGTCGTCACAGCAAGAGACGGGGAAGAAGCACTTGAAAAAGCAGCAAGTGAACAGCCTGATCTCATTGTATTAGATTTAATGCTTCCGAAGATGGACGGCATTGAAGTGTGCAAACAACTGAGAATTCAAAAAATGATGTTCCCTATTTTAATGCTGACAGCAAAGGACGATGAATTTGATAAGGTGCTAGGTCTTGAGCTTGGGGCCGATGATTACATGACAAAGCCATTCAGTCCTAGAGAAGTGGGTGCTCGGGTAAAAGCCATCTTGAGAAGAGCACAGCAATCTCAGCCTACCCCCACGCAAGAGGAGAAGGATGAGATCATTGCAGATCAAATCAAAATTGGTGAACTGCGTATTTTACCAGAACACTACGAAGTCTATTTCCAGGAAGAACGTCTAGAGCTGACGCCAAAAGAATTTGAACTGCTGCTTTATTTGGCGAAGCATAAAGGACGTGTCCTCACGCGTGATTTATTGCTAAGTGCCGTTTGGAATTATGACTTTGCAGGTGACACTCGTATTGTGGATGTCCATATTAGTCACTTGCGGGACAAAATTGAAAAGAACACGAAAAAACCAACATACATTAAAACGATTCGCGGCTTAGGCTACAAATTGGAGGAGCCAAAGTCAAATGAGTAA
- the mdh gene encoding malate dehydrogenase, protein MANKRKKVSVIGAGFTGATTAFLTAQKELADVVLVDIPQLENPTKGKALDMLEASPVQGFDANITGTSNYEDTAGSDVVVITAGIARKPGMSRDDLVSTNEKIMRSVTREIVKYSPETIIVVLTNPVDAMTYAVYKESGLPKEKVIGQSGILDTARFRTFVAQELNLSVKDVTGFVLGGHGDDMVPLVRYSYAGGIPLETLIPKERIDAIVERTRKGGGEIVNLLGNGSAYYAPAASLVEMVEAILKDQRRVMPTIAYLEGEYGYEGIYLGVPTIVGGNGLEQIIELELTEEERSQLDRSVESVKNVMKVLS, encoded by the coding sequence ATGGCAAACAAGCGTAAAAAAGTATCTGTTATCGGAGCAGGCTTTACTGGAGCAACTACAGCATTTCTAACGGCTCAAAAAGAATTAGCGGACGTCGTATTAGTCGATATCCCGCAGCTTGAGAACCCAACAAAAGGGAAAGCACTTGATATGCTGGAAGCAAGTCCTGTTCAAGGCTTCGATGCAAACATTACAGGAACTTCTAACTACGAAGATACAGCCGGTTCTGATGTCGTGGTCATTACGGCGGGAATTGCAAGAAAGCCGGGAATGAGCCGTGACGATCTCGTGTCAACAAATGAAAAAATCATGCGAAGTGTGACACGCGAAATCGTTAAATATTCTCCAGAAACAATCATTGTTGTATTAACAAACCCTGTTGATGCAATGACGTATGCAGTTTATAAAGAATCAGGATTACCAAAAGAAAAAGTCATTGGACAATCGGGCATTCTTGATACAGCACGTTTCCGTACGTTCGTTGCTCAAGAATTAAACCTATCTGTTAAAGACGTGACGGGCTTTGTGCTTGGTGGACATGGCGATGACATGGTTCCTCTTGTTCGTTACTCTTATGCAGGCGGTATCCCGCTTGAAACTTTGATTCCTAAAGAGCGAATTGATGCAATTGTTGAAAGAACAAGAAAAGGCGGCGGCGAAATCGTGAACCTATTAGGTAACGGTAGTGCATATTATGCACCTGCTGCTTCACTAGTCGAAATGGTTGAGGCGATCCTTAAAGATCAGCGCCGCGTCATGCCGACGATTGCTTACCTTGAAGGTGAATATGGCTACGAAGGCATTTACCTAGGTGTACCAACAATCGTAGGTGGAAACGGCCTTGAGCAGATCATCGAGCTTGAGCTGACAGAAGAAGAAAGAAGTCAGCTTGACCGTTCTGTTGAATCTGTTAAGAATGTCATGAAAGTATTGTCTTAA
- the icd gene encoding NADP-dependent isocitrate dehydrogenase, whose amino-acid sequence MSQGEKITVTGGVLNVPNNPIIPFIEGDGIGPDIWKAASRVLEAAVEKAYKGEKQITWKEVYAGEKAYNKTGEWLPEQTLEDIREYLIAIKGPLTTPIGGGIRSLNVALRQELDLFTCLRPVRWFKGVPSPVKRPEDTDMVIFRENTEDIYAGIEYAQGSDEVKKLIDFLKNELGVNKIRFPETSGIGIKPVSEEGTSRLVRAAIQYAIDQGRKSVTLVHKGNIMKFTEGAFKNWGYEVAEKEFGDKVFTWAQYDRIVEQDGKDAANKAQSEAEAAGKIIVKDSIADIFLQQILTRPAEFDVVATMNLNGDYISDALAAQVGGIGIAPGANINYETGHAIFEATHGTAPKYAGLDKVNPSSVLLSGVLLLEHLGWQEAADLVIQSVENTIASKVVTYDFARLMDGATEVKCSEFADELIKNLS is encoded by the coding sequence TTGTCACAAGGCGAAAAAATTACAGTTACTGGCGGCGTATTGAATGTACCAAATAATCCAATCATCCCGTTTATTGAAGGGGACGGAATCGGTCCTGACATTTGGAAAGCAGCATCAAGAGTACTTGAAGCCGCTGTAGAAAAAGCATATAAAGGTGAAAAGCAAATCACTTGGAAAGAAGTATATGCCGGTGAGAAAGCTTACAATAAAACTGGAGAATGGCTTCCTGAGCAAACACTTGAAGACATTCGTGAATACTTAATCGCAATCAAAGGACCACTCACAACACCAATCGGCGGAGGAATCCGTTCGTTAAACGTGGCACTTAGACAAGAGCTTGATCTATTCACATGCTTACGTCCAGTTCGCTGGTTCAAAGGCGTACCGTCTCCTGTGAAACGTCCAGAAGACACAGATATGGTCATCTTCCGTGAGAATACAGAAGATATCTATGCTGGTATCGAGTATGCACAAGGATCAGACGAAGTGAAGAAGTTAATTGACTTCTTGAAAAACGAATTAGGTGTAAACAAAATTCGATTCCCAGAAACATCAGGTATCGGAATCAAGCCAGTTTCTGAAGAAGGAACTTCTCGCCTTGTCAGAGCGGCTATCCAATATGCAATCGACCAAGGCCGTAAGTCTGTGACACTTGTTCACAAAGGAAACATCATGAAATTCACAGAAGGTGCCTTCAAAAACTGGGGCTACGAAGTGGCTGAAAAAGAGTTTGGCGACAAGGTCTTTACATGGGCACAATATGATCGTATTGTAGAACAAGATGGAAAAGATGCGGCAAATAAAGCGCAAAGTGAAGCAGAAGCTGCTGGCAAAATTATTGTCAAAGACAGCATTGCAGATATTTTCCTTCAACAAATCCTAACTCGTCCAGCTGAGTTCGATGTTGTGGCAACAATGAACTTAAACGGAGATTACATCTCTGATGCTCTTGCAGCACAAGTTGGTGGAATTGGTATCGCACCAGGTGCGAACATCAACTACGAAACAGGACACGCTATTTTTGAAGCGACTCACGGAACAGCACCAAAATATGCTGGTCTTGATAAAGTGAACCCATCTTCTGTTCTTCTATCAGGCGTGCTTTTACTTGAGCACCTTGGCTGGCAGGAAGCAGCTGATCTAGTGATTCAATCTGTTGAAAATACAATTGCATCAAAAGTCGTCACTTACGATTTTGCTAGATTAATGGATGGCGCAACAGAAGTGAAATGTTCTGAGTTTGCTGACGAGCTCATCAAAAACTTGTCTTGA
- the citZ gene encoding citrate synthase — MTATRGLEGIVATTSSVSSIIDDTLTYVGYNIDDLTEKATFEEIVYLLWHLKLPNEQELSELKQQLNENAHIPQEIIEHFKSYSLDGVHPMSAIRTAVSLLGLLDDESEIMDKEANYRKAIRLQAKISGLVAAFSRIRKGLEPVQPKEEYSYAANFLYMLNGEEPSPVEIEAIDKALILHADHELNASTFTARVCVATLSDIYSGVTAAIGALKGPLHGGANEGVMKMLSEIGEVENVDSYIHGKLEKKEKIMGFGHRVYRQGDPRAKHLKEMSQRLTNLTGEPKWYEMSVRAEEIVTSEKNLPPNVDFYSASVYHSLGIDHDLFTPIFVISRFSGWIAHILEQYDNNRLIRPRADYIGPDLQTFVPISERD; from the coding sequence ATGACAGCAACAAGAGGTCTTGAAGGTATCGTGGCAACAACTTCATCCGTAAGCTCAATTATTGATGATACTCTTACTTATGTAGGGTACAATATCGATGATTTAACTGAAAAAGCTACATTCGAAGAAATTGTCTACCTGTTATGGCACTTAAAGCTGCCGAATGAGCAAGAGCTGAGTGAGTTAAAACAGCAGCTCAACGAAAATGCTCACATTCCGCAAGAAATCATTGAGCACTTTAAATCGTATTCGCTGGATGGGGTTCATCCAATGTCTGCGATTCGTACAGCGGTATCCTTACTAGGATTACTTGATGACGAATCAGAGATTATGGACAAAGAAGCAAATTACAGAAAAGCCATTCGCTTACAGGCGAAAATTTCTGGACTAGTCGCTGCGTTTTCACGCATTCGTAAGGGACTTGAGCCTGTACAGCCAAAAGAAGAATACAGCTATGCTGCGAACTTCTTGTATATGCTAAATGGCGAAGAGCCGTCACCAGTAGAAATTGAGGCAATTGATAAGGCACTCATTCTACATGCGGATCATGAATTAAACGCATCGACATTTACAGCGCGTGTATGTGTTGCTACACTATCAGATATCTACTCTGGTGTAACAGCGGCTATCGGTGCGCTGAAAGGACCACTTCATGGCGGAGCCAACGAAGGCGTGATGAAGATGCTTTCAGAAATTGGCGAAGTTGAAAACGTAGATTCCTATATTCATGGTAAGCTAGAGAAGAAAGAAAAAATTATGGGCTTTGGCCACCGCGTATACCGTCAAGGTGACCCGCGTGCAAAGCATCTAAAAGAAATGAGCCAGCGTTTAACAAACCTGACTGGCGAGCCGAAATGGTATGAAATGTCTGTTCGCGCAGAGGAAATCGTGACATCAGAGAAAAATCTTCCACCGAATGTTGATTTTTATTCTGCATCTGTATATCACAGTCTTGGGATTGATCATGACTTGTTTACACCAATTTTCGTGATCAGCCGATTCTCTGGATGGATTGCTCACATTTTAGAGCAGTATGACAACAATCGTCTCATCCGTCCAAGAGCTGACTACATTGGACCTGATCTTCAAACGTTTGTTCCGATCAGTGAAAGAGACTAA
- a CDS encoding DUF441 domain-containing protein, with protein sequence MFTQANLFLVLLLVIALIAKNNSLILAVSVLIGIKLIGLDQKIFPVLQSKGINWGVTVITIAVLVPIATGDIGFKQLGEAMKSSYAWIALGAGILVALIAKNGIVLLENDPHITAALVLGTILAVSLFKGVAVGPLIGAGIAYLAMQAVKFFSG encoded by the coding sequence ATGTTTACTCAAGCAAATTTATTTTTGGTTCTTTTACTCGTTATTGCACTTATTGCAAAAAACAATTCATTAATTTTAGCGGTTTCTGTGCTCATTGGGATTAAGCTGATTGGTTTGGATCAAAAAATTTTCCCAGTTCTTCAGTCGAAGGGCATCAATTGGGGGGTCACCGTCATTACAATTGCTGTGCTTGTTCCTATTGCAACAGGTGACATTGGATTTAAGCAGCTCGGGGAAGCCATGAAATCCTCTTATGCTTGGATTGCACTTGGAGCGGGTATATTAGTAGCATTAATCGCAAAAAACGGTATTGTGCTACTCGAAAATGATCCGCATATCACGGCAGCGCTTGTGTTAGGGACGATTTTGGCAGTCAGCTTATTTAAAGGTGTAGCTGTCGGTCCGCTAATCGGAGCAGGAATTGCTTATTTGGCGATGCAGGCTGTGAAATTTTTCAGCGGTTGA